A region from the uncultured Holophaga sp. genome encodes:
- a CDS encoding tyrosine-type recombinase/integrase, producing the protein MEELIKRMAWDLGFAGRAARTRKVYLADVRAFLRFWKRPVEDLGQAEARLWVEHLLAAGTSPSRLRQHLSALVFLFRKTLGRPEAVSFVAWPKDAPRLPVVLSVEEVGRLLASVESPTYRMLFRTMFAAGLRIAEACRLQVGDLDAERGVIRILGKGDRDRLAVLHPPLLEALRSYWREVRPVMPWLFTGRVGRPLDTDQARRVFQEAVRACGLTKRATAHALRHAYATLLLERLFQMCGVDLTRIDGIDVTTAMVVVSEIGPDLSRFPTVGHFASWLGLCPGTRITGGKVLSGRTRRCANRAAQALRLAAAALRTSQSALGAYYRQLCSRMDKPKAVTAAAHKLARLIYLLLTRGQEYVDPGQEYYEARHREHTLNQLHQRAAKLGMRVVACEEGS; encoded by the coding sequence ATGGAGGAACTCATCAAGCGGATGGCATGGGATCTGGGTTTTGCGGGGCGGGCGGCGCGGACGCGGAAGGTGTACCTGGCGGATGTGCGGGCCTTTCTCCGTTTCTGGAAGCGGCCCGTGGAGGACTTGGGGCAGGCGGAGGCGAGGCTCTGGGTGGAGCACCTGCTGGCGGCGGGCACCTCGCCCTCGCGGTTGCGCCAGCATCTGTCGGCCCTGGTCTTCCTCTTCCGTAAGACCCTGGGTAGGCCCGAGGCGGTGTCCTTTGTGGCTTGGCCCAAGGATGCTCCGCGACTGCCCGTGGTGCTCTCGGTGGAGGAGGTGGGGCGGCTGCTGGCCTCGGTGGAATCCCCCACCTACCGGATGCTCTTCCGGACTATGTTCGCGGCGGGCCTGCGGATCGCTGAGGCCTGCCGTCTGCAGGTGGGGGATCTGGATGCCGAGCGGGGGGTGATCCGGATCCTGGGCAAGGGGGATCGGGATCGGCTGGCGGTGCTGCACCCTCCGCTGCTGGAGGCCCTGCGGAGCTACTGGCGGGAGGTGCGGCCCGTGATGCCCTGGCTGTTCACGGGGCGGGTGGGCAGGCCCCTTGACACGGACCAAGCCCGGCGGGTGTTCCAGGAGGCGGTGCGGGCCTGTGGGTTGACCAAGCGGGCCACGGCCCACGCATTGCGGCACGCCTACGCAACCCTCCTGCTGGAGAGGCTGTTCCAGATGTGCGGGGTGGATCTGACCCGGATCGATGGCATCGACGTGACCACCGCCATGGTGGTGGTGAGCGAGATCGGCCCCGACCTGTCGCGCTTCCCCACGGTGGGGCACTTTGCCAGCTGGCTGGGGCTCTGTCCCGGAACCAGGATCACCGGGGGCAAGGTGCTGAGCGGCAGAACCCGACGCTGCGCCAATCGGGCTGCCCAGGCGCTACGACTCGCGGCGGCAGCCCTGAGGACCAGCCAGTCGGCTCTGGGGGCCTACTATCGGCAGCTCTGCTCCAGGATGGACAAACCCAAGGCGGTGACCGCAGCGGCACACAAGCTGGCGCGACTGATCTACCTCCTCCTGACACGGGGCCAGGAGTACGTGGATCCGGGGCAGGAATACTACGAAGCCCGGCACCGGGAACACACCCTCAACCAACTCCATCAGCGCGCCGCCAAGCTCGGCATGCGGGTAGTGGCCTGCGAGGAGGGGAGCTAG
- a CDS encoding MFS transporter: MSVQSEKAPSGLSVPAGSGARTLGVFVAGLCAFLGLYLTQPLLPELGRVFHAGRAAVSLTLTGSTLGVALAAPLVGSLADRLGRKRVIVSSAALLALATLLDASSRSLVSLVLWRFVQGLATPGVFAVTIAYIQEEWAGQGAGTATAIYVTGTVLGGFLGRMLGGLALEAWGWHAPFLLVGGLAGLGALLIHLLLPREARFVRLGSAPVGPKAHFRNRPLVATFAVGFCVLFCLVATFTYVTFHLSETPFRLGPVGLGLLFCTYLFGAVVTPPCGRIIDRKGHRFALGVAMGVGAVGLLLTLLPLLWGVVAGLALGCSGVFVAQATATSYIGRVTETGKAQAVGLYVTCYYLGGSVGSALPGLLWPRGNWPLTVALVILVQGLTLLLGYRYWRG; encoded by the coding sequence ATGTCGGTGCAGTCTGAGAAGGCCCCATCGGGGTTGTCAGTCCCGGCCGGGTCGGGGGCCCGGACGCTCGGGGTCTTTGTGGCCGGGCTCTGTGCCTTCCTGGGGCTCTACCTGACCCAGCCGCTGCTGCCGGAGCTGGGACGGGTCTTTCACGCGGGCAGGGCGGCGGTGAGTCTCACCCTGACAGGGAGCACCCTGGGGGTGGCTCTGGCGGCGCCCCTGGTGGGCAGCCTGGCGGACCGGTTGGGGCGCAAGCGGGTCATCGTCAGTTCGGCGGCGCTGCTGGCCCTGGCCACGCTCCTGGACGCCAGCTCCCGTTCCCTGGTGTCCCTGGTCCTCTGGCGCTTCGTGCAGGGCCTCGCCACCCCGGGGGTCTTCGCGGTCACCATCGCCTACATCCAGGAGGAGTGGGCGGGGCAGGGGGCCGGGACGGCCACGGCCATCTATGTCACCGGGACGGTGCTGGGGGGCTTCCTGGGGCGCATGCTGGGAGGGCTGGCCCTGGAGGCCTGGGGCTGGCATGCCCCCTTCCTGCTGGTGGGCGGGCTGGCCGGGCTCGGGGCCCTGCTCATCCACCTGCTCCTGCCCCGGGAGGCTCGCTTTGTGCGCCTGGGCAGTGCTCCGGTGGGACCGAAGGCCCACTTCCGGAACCGGCCCCTGGTGGCCACCTTCGCCGTGGGCTTCTGCGTCCTCTTCTGCCTGGTGGCCACCTTTACCTATGTCACCTTCCACCTCTCGGAGACCCCCTTCCGCCTTGGGCCGGTGGGCCTGGGGCTCCTCTTCTGCACCTACCTCTTCGGGGCGGTGGTGACGCCCCCCTGCGGGCGGATCATCGACCGGAAGGGGCACCGTTTCGCCCTTGGGGTGGCCATGGGGGTGGGGGCTGTCGGACTCCTGCTCACCCTGCTGCCGCTCCTCTGGGGGGTGGTGGCGGGCCTCGCCCTGGGCTGCTCGGGGGTCTTCGTGGCCCAGGCCACTGCCACCAGCTACATCGGCCGGGTGACGGAGACGGGGAAGGCCCAGGCCGTGGGCCTCTATGTCACCTGCTACTACCTGGGGGGCAGCGTGGGCTCGGCATTGCCGGGCCTCCTCTGGCCCCGGGGGAACTGGCCCCTGACCGTGGCCCTGGTGATCCTGGTGCAGGGGCTCACCCTGCTGCTGGGATACCGCTACTGGAGGGGCTGA